One window of the Perca fluviatilis chromosome 5, GENO_Pfluv_1.0, whole genome shotgun sequence genome contains the following:
- the si:dkey-151g10.3 gene encoding serine/threonine-protein kinase WNK2 isoform X3, whose translation MDRGRRTRSRRAGPTHKGRGHAAPPQTSPPPTLRRGKRQEEEGGGGGGGGGGGGEASQEGKENPVRPISFSTPCLLVDTGQKRLRREKRFFRKSVEICEEDNEVEVLPEAPHSAPHLELRSDSVFTSSVQQQGAASSCAAMGHDPSFPSSSQEPGKEVPSSAPTQRGKERDREQEEEAEMKAVATSPGGRFLKFDIELGRGAFKTVYKGLDTETWVEVAWCELQDRKLTKAEQQRFKEEAEMLKGLQHPNIVRFYDSWESVLRGKKCIVLVTELMTSGTLKTYLKRFKVMKPKVLRSWCRQILKGLHFLHTRTPPIVHRDLKCDNIFITGPTGSVKIGDLGLATLMRTSFAKSVIGTPEFMAPEMYEEHYDESVDVYAFGMCMLEMATSEYPYSECQNAAQIYRKVTSGIKPASFDKVNDPEIKEIIECCIRQNKSQRLSIRDLLNHAFFGEDTGVRVELAEEDTGTQDCLALRIWVEDPKKLKGKHKDNEAIEFSYDLENDSAEEVALEMVKSGFFHESDAKVVGKSIRDRVNLIKKSRERRQQQQLLQQQQGFEERRDSTLTSYTLSHPSCPSSLGPGAAGQTGGGGGQESEEPPEVDQHVRQQPIFSGTNLSLPEGESIGSASCESYASGQSQAYCQQGQSYTHSQTALPPIASSTGTLAHHQMLPIGESGSVPNVPIGHSFSMSSMSVGQSGGGPVGQTFLQPITMVPQVSPSLPQQYFQSQTFSSDATPHGSLAPSQSYIPPVSLQAPINVLTTSMSVRDPAGLEGSIVPLAQETQPPATPMQLTDIIPQPAPQQTQPVMIPQQTIVQQQQIGMDPQTSTFQQQPQQQMEAQATQLEQPVSATKPTTEHHPQSLSAISVQKHLHEPQQQIYVQQPVPPVHTTPQQQVLPTQPGMEQRAMSLPQPGEQPQTYKQQPTGDPREQTMIQPHLQQQFQQTLLQQQQLIEQHHTYVQQQLEQQQQKALLQQQQQQQAQLQQHQLEQQQALIHKQLLDQQQQQALIQQQQEQQQGLVQQQQPQQALLQHQLEPPLQQPQQSQLYQQIGIQKEPEKLQQSGQHHQQIVSQQQPQQTQQQKEQLQQQALLRQMEQQQQQALIQQHLQQQAILQHHQLQQKAQLKQQQHEQQQVQLKHQIEQQQQALLQQQFEQQRQQQVLLQQQQAERLQQQALIQQQIQEQQQQAAIIQLQQIEKQEAVPIPQSNSEQQIQQQPTDIQHVCIPKLNTTTFTPHTTLTQQQVMEQKQQGALIQQQQAFVAQTQHHSSVMEPIIPVGAPPGNEVIQHQTQIVSQAQVPMAVQTTHIPVQTLAVVPAQVLTQQEQSEAHPQNQVPVQFIAQSAVQAAQAIVEAQGTPPVAVIQGQTHIIQTQQIPLQTSYPGPATLTQSQVTAQPLIQTQPLHLTIGQSQVPHVQGPTVDIQMMGQQSLATVQPPAAITSIPSQIQHETLVQQPGLMQPQLQQHTQGQPPSHMHAQATAGLFPPQYVPQPTHQAMPSVQQDITPITQQQQQQEPVLQYQQIILSPSSTGSVGTTTESLSSAVDPANFVVTPHPVQQTGQAYGPGQTTLHPVVQAQQQPLGGTADPSVIQSISQPPMPQSAVQYQQQLQLSQAQQPLAPPSQQAQLLAQPIPTPIQQPLPIKQALIALNESQLPSQCPPASHLATHPSAQIGPSNVAESQSHNRTLPLYSHLVAGAPPSPQHQAKQMLPAHTQTSFQVQTHSQMQTQTQPHSHTQTHTETPIAEQPVQPHAVFPAQKMPLSPSHTSCPPTSLPSLPFLLSHHPPVAPVPELPTSPPEAQVTLPRQADFIPTSPPPVTTLQLLESNAPKLPQASLQDCDLSLLGIVQDGPYLSSTEHHSSSGSVPANGEETLQLLANGKFEKLKTQRRASCQRPEKVSHQFQLSMLQVSGSGDNMVECQLETHTNKMVTFKFDIEGDAPEDIAEYMVEEDFVLDVEKEKFVEQLRAIVKKAHEILQTHSQTGSTDQLHVSTPTSSSDSVPHSSPVGRWRFFINQTIRHRDSLSGQGAGTPPPTAEMRIPQSTVRSELYPAVENEASQSLESLTRMAPPPCPTLSATSPSISTVSAPASIASSATAAPAPHTTASESISAPASTLEASVPVTASSGIDLPVLTSASVNQMSSVPSSIAIPAAAANLPTLSTAPIVVSSTPTTIIHDVLSSPGSSGCYNVGQIIGDTVTTAPRLYVPAVDQSSTSFHSPPAAAVTSSVVSQLDMEQQQTLTQVAKPAPQQPQQQPQLQAIQLEQQVQQMQQTTPQQQPLLQHQVYQEQIQLQQERALQQSLQQLQHQQLMQQQIPLQQQLTDMQAVPLLGHTELLQQSVPLQQFLPSMPVQQTQQPLLQQQTPQYTPQLLQQPQLQQLPQQVMAPQAAAVPQQQAHIDHQQLNLQQTIHLQQQQMVQQQLQQQQPQLFMGAVALKPDQSQMLPLSISQQFLQQQAQLNVSAVLQQQIPQQTQIPAELPQQHIQSQKQLQHTEQQQEVVKAMDTPKKKQQFVLQKQSSLQMSESEVSTGETSFTEDTCSYSTPFHPSSDSSMPPLQLGIAEGPVPALSLTMTPSPAQPSSVAESDSEGPPKIEFVDNRIKTLDEKLRNLLYQEYSSGAAPAGGAASGPTSAASTSAGGDESSEPQSLHHMSFPPPASSSDTSPHSSSSSSSSTSSRSSSTSPDPERDGRGEKASSEVPSFVEMAPVEQQPGPSLPSTSASSTPPTSLLPPNDDESTGPQRPPVPGEPTILAVPPHSDTSTTGDASWPPNQHPIPLRHGQQKHNAGGGYFGLNLTCPSIRNPVSKKSWTRKFKNWACKLRHSASLFKKPRVQQDGCSSSQALREEKEAPPLNPPHSRKGRFHVTPVPQSSPPKAVPSGHGSTHRKVGRFSVTQAETKKQDRQTDSSPVSPDLERERRRSRAKEGEKDESKRTPAMAHLPRGHGHSHSPLGSSDDDDDECELEDEDLRKELHKLREKHIKEVVSLQSQQNRELQELYRQLRSLKDQRQSLPASLSRTPPLPMGPPVLSPRRPRPAKIKIRPRPHSHMDNNGVTHSGIQQSSSFSGGEQSRLPLNCNPEHCTSLPAKRDHSPLRKSTFTDELHKLVDNWTKETAGPAPPKPSLNQIKQIQQVQELGGWSQPTEVAPPGWFPVASLNPQAPPTPASLPVAAPSQYPGGGSLSTLHSPGPPPQTHMAQVPPMQQSLHLHQSLPLQQMTYQQSPLCQQIPQPRMQTAIQSQSQPQTQPITQLPHSPPQSQPLLPSQMPTYSVSTAVSMLPGSGTTAPTDSTAATGGTFCSCSSPSSTTSSSCSTVALPSSAKIHPTPPTSTLPLGQK comes from the exons GATCGCAAGCTGACCAAGGCGGAGCAGCAACGCTTCAAGGAGGAGGCAGAGATGCTGAAGGGGCTCCAGCACCCCAACATCGTCCGCTTCTATGATTCCTGGGAGTCTGTGCTCCGTGGCAAGAAGTGCATTGTCCTGGTCACTGAACTCATGACTTCAGGAACACTCAAAAC TTACCTGAAGCGCTTTAAGGTGATGAAACCCAAGGTCTTGAGGAGCTGGTGTCGGCAAATCCTGAAGGGGCTTCACTTCCTTCACACCAGGACTCCTCCAATAGTCCATCGGGACCTGAAGTGTGACAACATCTTCATAACAGGCCCCACAGGCTCGGTCAAGATAGGTGACCTGGGACTGGCCACTCTTATGAGGACCTCCTTTGCCAAGAGTGTCATAG GAACCCCGGAGTTTATGGCTCCAGAGATGTATGAGGAGCACTATGATGAGTCTGTTGATGTCTACGCCTTCGGGATGTGCATGCTGGAGATGGCCACTTCAGAATACCCCTACTCTGAGTGCCAAAATGCTGCTCAGATCTATCGCAAAGTCACAAGT GGTATAAAGCCAGCCAGCTTTGATAAAGTGAATGACCCAGAGATCAAAGAGATCATTGAATGCTGCATTCGTCAGAACAAGAGCCAGAG ACTCTCCATCCGAGACCTCCTGAACCATGCATTCTTTGGGGAGGACACAGGGGTGCGGGTGGAGCTGGCAGAGGAGGACACAGGCACCCAGGACTGTCTGGCTCTCCGGATTTGGGTTGAAGATCCCAAGAAGCTAAAGGGGAAGCACAAAGACAACGAAGCCATCGAGTTCAGCTATGACCTGGAGAATGATAGCGCTGAGGAAGTGGCTCTAGAGATG gtAAAGTCAGGATTCTTCCATGAGAGTGATGCGAAGGTGGTGGGAAAATCCATCCGGGACCGAGTAAATCTGATCAAAAAGTCACGGGAGCGtcgacagcagcagcagctcctccagcagcagcagggcttCGAAGAAAGAAGAGACTCCACTCTCACCTCCTACACCTTATCTCATCCATCCTGCCCATCCTCACTGGGGCCAGGGGCAGCTGgacagacaggaggaggaggagggcaggAGTCTGAAGAGCCACCTGAGGTGGACCAGCATGTCCGACAGCAACCCATTTTCAGTGGGACAAACCTTAGTTTGCCAG AAGGTGAGAGCATTGGGTCTGCCAGCTGTGAATCCTATGCAAGCGGACAGAGCCAGGCGTACTGTCAGCAAGGGCAATCCTACACCCACTCCCAGACTGCTCTCCCCCCTATAGCATCT AGCACTGGCACATTGGCTCATCATCAAATGCTCCCAATTGGTGAGAGTGGAAGTGTTCCAAATGTGCCTATTGGTCATAGTTTTAGTATGTCCAGCATGTCCGTAGGCCAAAGTGGAGGAGGACCTGTTGGTCAGACATTTCTTCAGCCCATTACCATGGTTCCACAGGTATCACCAAGTCTCCCTCAACAATATTTTCAG TCACAAACATTCTCATCAGATGCCACTCCCCATGGGTCATTGGCCCCCTCACAGTCATACATACCCCCTGTTTCACTACAAGCACCCATTAATGTTCTCACTACATCCATGTCAGTCAGGGATCCTGCTGGACTAGAGGGGAGCATTGTGCCCCTCGCTCAGGAGACCCAACCCCCTGCCACTCCCATGCAGCTCACTGACATCATTCCCCAGCCAGCACCCCAGCAAACACAGCCTGTCATGATCCCTCAGCAGACTATTGTCCAACAACAACAGATAGGGATGGATCCCCAGACCTCCACCTTTCAGCAGCAGCCGCAACAGCAAATGGAGGCCCAGGCCACTCAGCTCGAACAACCAGTTAGTGCCACTAAGCCAACAACGGAACATCATCCACAGAGTCTTTCAGCTATTTCTGTCCAGAAACATCTACATGAGCCTCAGCAGCAGATCTATGTACAGCAGCCTGTTCCTCCTGTCCACACAACTCCTCAGCAGCAAGTATTACCTACACAACCAGGTATGGAGCAGCGAGCTATGTCATTACCACAGCCAGGGGAGCAACCTCAGACTTACAAACAGCAACCAACAGGGGATCCTCGTGAACAGACTATGATACAACCACATCTGCAACAACAGTTTCAGCAAACTCTGTTACAACAGCAACAACTGATTGAGCAACATCATACGTACGTCCAGCAACAGCTtgaacagcaacaacaaaaagcactgcttcaacagcagcaacaacaacaggcCCAACTACAACAACATCAACTGGAGCAGCAGCAAGCACTTATACACAAGCAATTGTTGgatcaacaacagcagcaagcTCTTATTCAACAGCAACAAGAGCAGCAGCAAGGTCTTgtacaacaacagcaaccacaaCAAGCACTTTTACAACATCAGTTAGAGCCTCCTTTACAGCAACCACAGCAGAGTCAGTTATATCAACAAATTGGAATACAAAAAGAACCAGAGAAGCTACAGCAAAGTGGACAACACCATCAACAAATTGTATCACAGCAGCAACCCCAGCAGACACAACAGCAAAAGGAACAATTGCAGCAGCAAGCCTTACTCCGACAAAtggaacaacaacagcaacaagcACTGATACAACAGCATCTGCAACAGCAGGCTATCTTACAACACCATCAGCTACAACAGAAAGCACAGCTAAAGCAACAGCAACATGAGCAGCAACAAGTGCAACTCAAACATCAgatagagcagcagcagcaagctcTGTTGCAACAACAGTTTGAGCAACAGCGTCAGCAACAAGTCctgttacaacaacaacaagcagaGAGATTACAGCAACAGGCTCTGATACAGCAACAAATtcaagagcagcagcagcaagcagCCATCATTCAACTTCAGCAAATTGAGAAGCAAGAGGCTGTCCCTATTCCACAAAGTAACAGTGAGCAGCAGATTCAGCAGCAACCAACTGATATACAGCATGTGTGTATCCCAAAACTAAACACTACTACGTTCACACCTCATACCACTCTCACACAGCAGCAAGTGATGGAGCAAAAGCAGCAAGGAGCATTGATCCAGCAGCAGCAAGCATTTGTTGCCCAGACGCAGCATCACAGCTCTGTGATGGAACCTATTATCCCAGTAGGAGCTCCACCCGGTAATGAGGTGATTCAGCACCAAACTCAAATTGTCTCACAGGCCCAGGTCCCCATGGCCGTTCAGACTACACACATCCCTGTCCAGACATTAGCTGTTGTCCCAGCTCAAGTCCTTACACAGCAAGAACAAAGTGAGGCTCATCCTCAGAACCAGGTCCCAGTCCAATTTATAGCCCAGTCCGCAGTCCAAGCAGCTCAGGCTATAGTGGAGGCCCAAGGAACTCCTCCTGTGGCAGTGATCCAGGGACAGACTCACATCATCCAGACCCAGCAAATTCCTTTACAGACTAGTTACCCAGGACCTGCCACTCTCACACAGAGCCAGGTAACTGCTCAGCCATTGATCCAGACTCAGCCTCTGCACCTGACAATTGGTCAGTCCCAGGTACCACATGTTCAAGGCCCAACTGTGGACATTCAGATGATGGGCCAACAAAGCCTAGCTACTGTCCAGCCTCCAGCTGCAATTACCTCAATTCCAAGTCAGATCCAACATGAGACTCTTGTTCAGCAGCCAGGACTCATGCAGCCCCAGCTCCAGCAACATACTCAAGGCCAGCCACCTAGTCACATGCATGCTCAGGCTACTGCTGGCCTTTTCCCCCCTCAGTATGTCCCTCAGCCTACCCACCAAGCCATGCCATCTGTACAACAGGATATAACTCCTATtacacaacagcagcagcaacaagagCCAGTACTGCAATATCAGCAGATTATTCTGTCTCCTAGCTCCACTGGAAGTGTTGGAACTACAACAGAAAGTCTCAGTTCTGCAGTTGACCCTGCAAACTTTGTTGTTACTCCTCATCCTGTGCAGCAGACTGGGCAAGCCTATGGTCCAGGCCAAACAACCCTACATCCAGTTGTTCAGGCCCAGCAGCAGCCCCTAGGAGGCACTGCTGACCCTTCAGTTATTCAGTCTATCTCCCAGCCTCCTATGCCTCAGTCTGCAGTGCAATACCAGCAACAGCTACAGCTTTCTCAAGCGCAGCAACCACTAGCTCCACCTTCTCAGCAGGCCCAGTTATTGGCACAGCCCATCCCAACTCCCATCCAGCAACCTCTTCCTATAAAGCAGGCTTTGATAGCCCTCAACGAGAGTCAGTTGCCCTCACAGTGCCCACCTGCTTCACATCTGGCGACCCATCCTTCTGCACAGATAGGCCCCAGTAATGTTGCAGAGTCTCAGTCTCACAACAGGACTCTGCCCCTCTATAGTCATCTAGTGGCAGGCGCCCCTCCGTCTCCGCAGCACCAAGCCAAGCAGATGCTGCCAGCTCACACACAAACCAGCTTTCAGGTCCAAACACACTCCcaaatgcagacacagacacaacctCATtctcacactcagacacacactgagacacctaTTGCTGAACAGCCTGTTCAACCCCATGCTGTTTTTCCTGCACAAAAAATGCCCCTCAGCCCCTCTCATACCTCATGTCCCCCAACATCACTACCATCTCTCCCATTCCTACTATCCCATCATCCTCCTGTTGCCCCTGTGCCAGAGCTGCCTACATCTCCGCCAGAGGCCCAGGTAACCTTACCAAGGCAGGCCGACTTTATACCCACCTCCCCTCCGCCTGTTACTACTCTACAATTGCTTGAATCTAATGCCCCCAAACTGCCCCAAGCCTCGCTGCAAGACTGTGACCTTTCCCTGCTGGGCATTGTTCAG GATGGTCCGTACCTGTCAAGTACAGAACATCATTCATCATCAGG GTCTGTTCCAGCTAATGGAGAAGAAACTCTTCAGCTCTTGGCCAATGGGAAGTTTGAGAAGTTAAAGACTCAAAGACGAGCTTCCTGCCAGAGGCCTGAGAAAGTTTCACATCAGTTTCAACTGAGTATGCTCCAG GTGTCAGGCAGTGGGGACAATATGGTGGAATGCCAGTTGGAAACCCATACCAACAAGATGGTGACATTTAAATTTGACATTGAAGGGGATGCACCAGAGGACATAGCAGAGTACATG GTGGAGGAGGACTTTGTCCTTGATGTGGAGAAAGAGAAATTTGTTGAGCAGCTTAGAGCCATAGTTAAGAAAGCTCATGAAATTCTTCAAACACATTCACAG ACTGGATCAACTGACCAGTTGCATGTGAGCACTCCCACTAGTTCTTCAG ACTCAGTGCCCCATTCCTCCCCAGTGGGACGCTGGCGCTTCTTTATCAACCAGACCATCCGCCATAGAGATTCTCTATCCGGTCAAGGAGCAGGCACGCCACCACCCACTGCAGAGATGAGGATACCTCAGTCTACAGTGAGAAGTGAGCTCTACCCAG CTGTAGAAAATGAAGCATCCCAGAGTCTGGAGTCCTTGACTAGAATGGCCCCTCCCCCCTGCCCCACCCTTTCTGCCACCTCCCCTTCAATCTCCACTGTCTCAGCCCCTGCCTCCATCGCCTCCTCAGCCACTGCTGCTCCGGCTCCTCACACAACTGCCTCTGAAAGCATCTCGGCACCAGCCTCCACTCTTGAAGCCTCTGTCCCTGTCACTGCTTCAAGTGGTATTGATCTGCCAGTCCTCACCTCAGCTTCTGTTAACCAAATGTCCAGTGTTCCCTCATCCATAGCaatacctgctgctgctgctaacctCCCCACCTTGTCTACTGCTCCTATTGTTGTGTCTTCCACACCCACTACCATTATCCATGatgttctctcctctcctggAAGCAGTGGTTGCTACAATGTTGGTCAAATTATAGGGGATACAGTGACAACTGCTCCGAGGTTATATGTGCCTGCAGTGGACCAGTCTTCAACCTCTTTTCATTcccctcctgctgctgcagtgaCCTCTTCTGTGGTAAGCCAACTTGACatggagcagcagcagacactcACTCAGGTGGCCAAGCCAGCCCCACAACAgccacaacaacaaccacagctacaGGCAATACAGCTTGAACAACAGGTACAGCAGATGCAGCAGACAACGCCACAGCAACAACCGCTATTACAACATCAAGTGTACCAAGAACAAATTCAGCTGCAGCAGGAACGAGCACTACAACAATCTCTACAGCAGTTACAACATCAGCAACTAATGCAGCAACAAATTCCACTTCAACAACAGCTCACTGACATGCAGGCAGTGCCTCTTTTGGGTCATACAGAGTTGTTACAACAGTCTGTGCCTCTGCAGCAATTTCTGCCATCAATGCCTGTACAACAGACCCAACAACCCCTTCTTCAACAGCAAACACCACAGTATACCCCACAGTTGCTGCAACAGCCTCAGTTACAACAGTTACCACAGCAGGTTATGGCACCCCAAGCTGCTGCAGTGCCTCAACAGCAGGCCCACATTGATCACCAACAGTTAAACCTACAACAGACAATACACTTACAGCAACAGCAAATGGTGCAACAAcagctacagcagcagcaacctCAGCTTTTTATGGGTGCTGTGGCTTTAAAGCCAGATCAAAGCCAAATGCTGCCCCTGTCAATTAGTCAACAGTTTCTTCAACAACAGGCACAGTTAAATGTTAGCGCTGTACTGCAACAGCAGATTCCACAACAAACCCAAATCCCCGCTGAGCTGCCACAACAACATATACAGTCACAGAAACAGCTGCAACACACTGAGCAGCAACAAGAGGTGGTTAAAGCCATGGACACACCCAAGAAAAAGCAGCAGTTTGTGCTGCAGAAGCAGTCCTCTTTACAGATGTCCGAGTCAGAGGTGTCCACAGGAGAGACAAGTTTCACAGAGGACACATGCAGCTACTCTACCCCTTTTCACCCTTCCTCTGACTCCTCTATGCCTCCTCTCCAGCTAGGCATTGCTGAAGGCCCCGTACCCGCTCTCTCCCTTACAATGACACCTTCCCCTGCTCAGCCTTCCTCTGTGGCCGAGTCAGACAGTGAAGGCCCTCCCAAAATTGAATTTGTAGACAACCGCATAAAGACATTGGATGAAAAGCTGAGGAACTTGTTGTATCAGGAGTACAGCAGCGGGGCAGCACCGGCCGGGGGAGCGGCCTCTGGTCCTACATCAGCTGCCTCCACATCAGCAGGAGGAGACGAGTCATCTGAGCCACAGTCGCTCCACCACATGTCTTTCCCCCCACCTGCTTCCTCCTCAGATACTTCCCCTcactcctcatcctcctcttcctcctccacctcctcacgTTCCTCCTCTACCTCTCCTGACCCAGAGAGGGATGGCAGAGGAGAGAAAGCTTCCTCAGAAGTGCCCAGCTTTGTGGAGATGGCCCCGGTCGAGCAACAGCCTGGCCCATCTCTCCCCTCCACCTCTGCCTCGTCCACCCCGCCTACCTCTCTTCTGCCTCCCAATGACGATGAATCTACTGGTCCCCAGCGTCCACCTGTACCAGGAGAACCAACCATTCTT GCTGTACCCCCACACTCTGACACCAGTACCACTGGAGACGCATCGTGGCCCCCCAATCAGCACCCGATCCCCCTCCGGCATGGACAGCAGAAGCACAATGCAGGAGGTGGATATTTTGGCCTAAACCTGACATGTCCTAGTATCAGAAATCCTGTTAGCAAGAAATCCTGGACTCGCAAATTCAAAAACTGGGCGTGCAAACTGCGCCACTCCGCCAGCTTGTTCAAGAAGCCCAGAGTCCAGCAAG ATGGGTGCTCCAGCAGTCAGGCACttagagaggagaaggaggcgCCACCCCTAAATCCACCTCATTCCCGCAAAGGAAGATTTCAT GTAACTCCAGTGCCCCAGTCCTCTCCCCCGAAGGCTGTGCCATCAGGCCATGGCAGCACTCACAGGAAAGTCGGACGCTTCTCTGTAACCCAGGCTGAGACTAAGAAACAGGATAGGCAGACTGACAGCTCCCCGGTGTCTCCTGATTTGGAGAGGGAAAGGAGAAGATCTCGTgcaaaggagggagagaaagatgaAAGTAAAAGGACCCCAGCAATGGCTCACCTGCCTCGGGGTCATGGGCACAGCCACTCACCTCTGGGCAGcagcgatgatgatgatgatgagtgtGAGCTGGAGGATGAAGACCTGAGAAAAGAACTACACAAGCTCAGAGAGAA GCACATCAAAGAGGTGGTATCCCTTCAGTCCCAGCAGAACAGAGAGCTACAGGAGCTGTACAGACAGCTTCGTTCCCTCAAAGACCAAAGGCAGAGTCTGCCTGCCTCCCTGTCTCGAACCCCTCCTCTTCCCATGGGACCTCCTGTACTCTCTCCTCGTAGGCCCAGGCCAGCCAAAATCAAGATCCGGCCCCGGCCTCACTCTCACATGGATAACAATGGAGTTACGCACTCTG GGATTCAGCAGTCAAGTAGTTTCTCAGGTGGTGAACAGAGTAGACTGCCTCTAAACTGCAACCCAGAACACTGCACTTCACTGCCTGCTAAAAGAG ATCACAGTCCTCTAAGAAAAAGCACATTCACAGATGAACTGCACAAACTCGTTGATAATTGGACGAAGGAGACGGCGGGCCCTGCCCCGCCCAAGCCTTCGCTGAATCAAATCAAGCAGATTCAGCAGGTGCAGGAGTTGGGAGGCTGGAGCCAGCCGACGGAG GTGGCTCCACCAGGTTGGTTTCCAGTGGCATCACTGAACCCCCAGGCACCCCCGACCCCTGCCAGCTTGCCTGTGGCAGCCCCTTCCCAATACCCAGGTGGAGGAAGCCTGTCCACCCTGCACTCTCCGGGACCACCACCACAAACGCACATGGCTCAAGTGCCACCAATGCAGCAAAGTTTACACCTCCATCAGTCTCTCCCCCTCCAGCAGATGACCTATCAGCAGTCCCCACTCTGTCAGCAGATACCACAGCCCCGGATGCAAACTGCCATACAGTCCCAGTCACAACCACAGACACAACCCATCACCCAGCTGCCCCACTCACCACCTCAAAGCCAACCACTACTGCCTTCCCAAATGCCCACATATTCAGTGTCCACAGCTGTGTCAATGCTGCCTGGCAGTGGCACCACTGCACCCACAGATAGCACTGCTGCTACTGGGGGGACATTTTGCTCCTGTTCCTCACCCTCCTCAACCACTTCCTCCTCTTGCTCTACTGTTGCTCTACCTTCCAGTGCCAAAATTCACCCAACACCCCCTACCTCTACTCTTCCTCTGGGACAGAAATGA